Genomic window (Rosa chinensis cultivar Old Blush chromosome 6, RchiOBHm-V2, whole genome shotgun sequence):
TTAAGCAGCAAAAATTAATGATACTACACAGTGGCGAATGTACTGTTCTTGGAGTCTCCGGCAGGAGTTGGGTTCTcttattcaaacaacaaatcggACTACGAAAACGTTGGTGACAAGAGAACTGCGAAAGACTCGTACACATTTCTTGTAAACTGGCTAGAGAGATTTCCTCAATACAAGAGTAGAGATTTCTTCATAATTGGAGAGAGCTACGCTGGTCATTACGCACCTCAACTTGCTCACACCATTCTCTCAAAGAACAACGccacaaagcaaacaaaaaTCAGTCTCAAAGGCATTGCGGTGAGTTCTGGAGTCTTCCCCCATTACGCACACACTATGACACTAAGGACCTAAGGTCTACAATAATTAAGACTAATTAGGTTTGAGCTTGCTATCAATATCCAGATTGGGAATCCTTGGATCCATGACAAGGACGGCACACTAGGTGGTTATGATTATTTGTGGACACATGATTTGAACTCGGACGAAACTCATGCCGGAATACAAAAATATTGTGACTTTGCCTCGGGTAATATATCGCAGACGTGTATTATCTATATGAACAAATCAGCCGACGAGCTTGGAGACATTGATATTTACGACATCTACGCTCCACAGTGCAACATATCATCTGGATCCAAATATGTCTCAGAAGCTCCTGCTGTAAGCCTCTGATTAACCAAAGCTAGCTTACCAGTAATGACAGACCAACTGAGCTTGTAATTAAGCCGAAAATGCCAACTTAATCTGATGCATCTTACATTCTGATCAGGTTAATAGTTTTGATCCATGCTCTGATAAATATGTGGAGGACTATCTAAACCTCGCCGAGGTGAAAGCAGCTCTTCATGTTAAACCCACAAACTGGACAGCTTGCAGGTACGCACCTGGGAACATATATAAGGTTCACCAatcaccacacacacacacacatgctaAATACGATTCGCCAAAGTACCAAATGTCTGCATTGTTTTTGTTTCCAGTGGTGTAGGATGGACAGACGGCCCAACAACCATTCTACCCAGAATAAAGCAGCTTATAGCAAGTGGGATGAGTTTTTGGATATACAGGTCAGAACCAGACTAGACTTGGACATATTGACTAAAATATATACATGATATATGTTACTGATACTGATTTAGCCCCTGGGATTCGGAATTATGTTGAATGCTCCCTGCAGTGGAGACACCGATGCAAATGTGCCAGGCACGTCCTCTAGATACTCCATAAACAGGCTCAAGCTACCGATTGAGAAGCCATGGCGGCCATGGAACTCTAATGGAGAGGTTGGAGGATATGTGATTGGCTACAGGGGGTTAACATTTGCTACGGTAAGGGGAGCTGGCCATATGGTTCCCAGCTACCAACCACAGCGAGCACTCACCTTGATCTCATCATTTCTTCAAGGGACGCTCCCTCCTGCCTTCCCAGCCAAATCCCAATAGTAATACTGAACATTCAACTAGTTTACGCGCATGTTCAGCAGCACTTCATGTGTAAAACCTATTTGAAAAATGAACATTGAAGCTCACGAAGAAAAACATTTAGACCCAGATGTTTAAGAGGGCTCAGCTACAATTAATAAAATTGCCTTTGTTATTTTTAAAAGAATAGACAGTATCAGACTCCAAAAGTAAAAAAGAGTACTGTCATTGAAAGTAAAGCAAGCTTCCATTATGATCATTAAATGTACAACGCTAgaaagaagaaattcttccttTTATCTAACAAAGAAATTTTACATGTAGCCAGTACACCAAACAGGATAGCAAAATTGATGTTAAGGTCAACATGGTAATGTTAAAAGAAATATACATACAAATAAGAGTAGGCCTTCTTTCTAAATATGATCCCAATACAGTGACTTCACAAACGTCAAAGAAAGCTCAGCCGAATGAAGATGATCCGAGATTCTGGGTGTCACATATCTCCACATCTTTCTGTCCTGCAGCTTGAAAATATTTTGTCCTCGTTTTGCATCTAGTTTGTCCTGAAGCTGTGAAATTTCACATTTCATGTGTCTGTTCGTGCTCCCTCAACTGTGCACCAGTTACCTCTTCATCAGTCTGCCCCTGCCGGCAAGAAAACTGGACAGACTGCTCTTCTAACATAAGCACGGGAAAAAAACAATGTTAGCTTAACaaaatttagaagaaaaaaggTTACCAGAAAAGAAAACATCACCTCTACAAATGGACATTTGCTCCCAATGCTTCAACAATGCTATCCACCCATCtatcatccaaaaaaaaaattacattacgaaaaaaaaaaagcttcaaGGAAGCATCTCAGAGTAGCATTCTACAAGTCCaaaacaatcatcacagacaacatCTGATATGAGAAAATCAAGACCATGGGAATTATAGAAGCATGCTTGAATTCACCATTAGTTGAATAGAGCAAATGATAATGAATGCCTTAGGGAATGAATGGACATAATgtcaatctcaaaatcaattgTCAGTACAGCTCATATTGTTTTATAATACAAACCAGTAGTCTACTGCTGTCTTGATATATAAAGTAAAGAAACTGGGATTTTAGCAATTTAAGTTCGTCATTCAGACAAATTAGGCGATGAAAACTGTTAAACTGCCCACCAATTTATTTCAGGAAAAGAGGTTAGAAATGTGAATATTACCCTTCAAGACCTGGTTGCACTGGATAGTAAACATTTCTCAAGCCTAATCTCCTAGCAGCCTTGGCAGTTGTCTCACCAATACAGGCAACCGAATTGTTCCATTGCTCAGACTCAGAAATAAGATTGACCCAAGCACTGTTCCAGTCGAGATATACAAGCTCAAATTAGGTAATACTGTCTTTCTAGAAATCTTTTCTTCACCTAGATAGCTCAAATTGTgaaaatgatgaaaataaatatgtaTTCAAATATTTTCAAGACATCAGCAGATGCTCAAAAGTTGGTGCATGGAAATGTATAGAAGTATTCAACTAAGTCAGTGAATGGCAGAGTTCAAATTAAGAATGGACTCAACGATTGAGACTATAGTCTCCAGAGAAATTACACTGTATAAGGAGCTCAGAGAAAATTATACACAAGTAatattgaaaaggaaaaagattagCAACGAGTTACTTACCGAACTGCAGAAGGAGAAGCAACTGCAACAACAGGGGCAGAAAGAGCCTGCTTCAAAACCATTTGATCGACATGGTCAACAGGTCCCTAGAGAATCACGTTGTAATTGAATTAAATTATTAACTATCAAAAGAGTGTTCATGTAAGATTGTAGCCCTGGAACCTAAAACAAAAAGGTTCAGACAAACACATCAAAGTCCA
Coding sequences:
- the LOC112171782 gene encoding serine carboxypeptidase 1, whose amino-acid sequence is MGQSLQRCRIHGAVETAVAAGMQDSSDVGQQQGSRPIAEGRRTGCCGADGASGGQAAGEPTLAWASRCYQLTFLLPCNANQIDNLNRLIKSRRFRTNHPPHSQSFVVSDVEDHEFSSPVYVGPQDGLKEADKIDALPGQPNLSPGEKFNQYAGYVTVDPIVGRALFYYFVESPQNSSTKPLVLWLNGGPGCSSFGYGAMEELGPFRVNSDGKTLFQNDHAWNNVANVLFLESPAGVGFSYSNNKSDYENVGDKRTAKDSYTFLVNWLERFPQYKSRDFFIIGESYAGHYAPQLAHTILSKNNATKQTKISLKGIAIGNPWIHDKDGTLGGYDYLWTHDLNSDETHAGIQKYCDFASGNISQTCIIYMNKSADELGDIDIYDIYAPQCNISSGSKYVSEAPAVNSFDPCSDKYVEDYLNLAEVKAALHVKPTNWTACSGVGWTDGPTTILPRIKQLIASGMSFWIYSGDTDANVPGTSSRYSINRLKLPIEKPWRPWNSNGEVGGYVIGYRGLTFATVRGAGHMVPSYQPQRALTLISSFLQGTLPPAFPAKSQ